CATCGACACCTGGGCCGATACCGTGGCTCGTGCCCGTCAGGCTCGGGGCGAGTCGTGAGTCAGGCGAGCATCAGCGAGCGCGCTTCCGGGCAATTGCAGCTCAGCGGCGTGCTGGATTACAGCACCGGCCCGCAACTGCGTGAGCAGGGTGCGCGCCTGATTGCAGGCAGTAGCACGGCACACCTGGTGCTCGATTGCACTGCGGTAGAGAAATCCAGCAGTGTCGGTCTGGCGCTGCTGCTGGCGTTCATGCGCGATGCGCGCAAGGCCGG
This region of Pseudomonas wenzhouensis genomic DNA includes:
- a CDS encoding STAS domain-containing protein — protein: MSQASISERASGQLQLSGVLDYSTGPQLREQGARLIAGSSTAHLVLDCTAVEKSSSVGLALLLAFMRDARKAGRELSISGLPDDMREIAQFSGLLELLPLQA